The window GACACGTCTACCCGCTCGGACCGACCCCCCGTCATCTCGGAACGGCACCCGGATTCGTCGTCGAGTTCGGGGGCTCTCGAATCCGTCCCGACCCTCGACTACGGGACCGCAGTCACGCCGTCGACGTACTCCAACGCCTCCAGATCGTCGGCGAGCGCGTCCTGATCGGGGCCGGCCTCGTAGTAGAAGACGATGTCGAAGGTACCCTCCCGGAGCAGCTGTTGGCACTCCCAGACGAAGGCGTCCCCCTCCAGGGTGAGTCCCTGAAACTGATTCGAGGCGAACTCCTCGGTGTCGTTGCCGGCGTAGATGTACGTCTCGCCCTTCTCGGCGTGCTCGGCGAGGACGTCGTTGATCTCGACGGTGAGCTCCTGCATCTCCAGGTCCTCCTGGCTCTCCAGGTTCGTGTGGACGATCGCACCGACGAGTTCGATCTCGCCGGGTTCGAGCAGCGCGAGGGTCCGTTGATAGAGTTCCTCTTCGAGTGTTTCGCTCATACCGGAGCGTCGACCGCGCGGAATAAACGGGTGGCGGTTTCGACGCCCGGCCGAAACCGCCGCGTCGAACCGGGGCCGCGGAGCGAGTCGCCGCGCTCGAAGACGGGGCGTCGCTCGCGACGTCGGTTCCGCCGACGGGAACGCTTTTTTCTCCGCGCGACGCCGTTCAGCCATGGCCATCGGAGACCTCTTCGCGGTCGAGGGAACGGACGACGTCCATTACGTCGACGTCGGGATCCACGACACCCCGCGGCACGGCTCGGTCTACGTCGTCGACGGCGACGAACCCGCGATCGTCGACTCGGGGACCGGCTGGAACCGCGAGCACGTCTTCGACGCGCTTGACGACCTCGACATCGAACGGGAGGCCGTCGAGCACGTCCTCCTGACGCACGTCCACCTCGATCACGCCGGCGGCGCGAGCTACCTCGTCGAGGCCTGCCCGAACGCGACGGTCCGCACCCACGAGATCGGCGCGCCGCACCTCGTCGACCCCGAACGGCTCGTCGTGAGCACGAAAGACGCCGTCGGCGACAACTGGGAATTCTACGCCGACCCGAGGCCGATTCCCGAAGACCGCGTCGAGCCGC is drawn from Halobellus limi and contains these coding sequences:
- a CDS encoding DUF5778 family protein — translated: MSETLEEELYQRTLALLEPGEIELVGAIVHTNLESQEDLEMQELTVEINDVLAEHAEKGETYIYAGNDTEEFASNQFQGLTLEGDAFVWECQQLLREGTFDIVFYYEAGPDQDALADDLEALEYVDGVTAVP